From a region of the Chrysemys picta bellii isolate R12L10 chromosome 7, ASM1138683v2, whole genome shotgun sequence genome:
- the PWWP2B gene encoding PWWP domain-containing protein 2B has translation MEEAEAKELQVGSWLPVLVEQMVNDTLVVTLSCGERRFTGILLDCTKKSGLFCLPPPSLPKQEEPPADACTNWVPEDRQPVKGETESQFSSEKPPKGNHDEQVPPLLPPPSPGNVPPYPPYFEGAPFPPPLWLRHTYNQWVPQPPPRTIKRTKRRLSRNRDPGRLIMSTIRLRPRQVLCEKCKNTLNPEEANKARQNAKTRRKLSIQDKEQKKHSDSDYVEKRNKREKREEDKFSGELVHRTPVIKISYSTPQGKGEVVKIPSRIHGSVKPFCPQRILQNGGEDQEENRDSERYQETKCFMDKSASSQLASIPKLKLTRPVHSSADVPPPKIRLKPHRINDGQSVSIYKAELIDEINDLQSSRESNPSVFYTDESADRSLAEMSSGSSGDDDDFKRFPQGKDGHDNLAFLMNYRKRKADSSSLSVCSNDSLDESKSSSSEVTSPEMCDFLPGDDASVSSSSKDERKIVPPLTVRLHTQSVSKCVTEDGRTVSVGDIVWGKIHGFPWWPARVLDINLSQKENGEPSWREAKVSWFGSPTTSFLSVSKLSPFSESFKLRFNRKKKGMYRKAITEAAKAVEHLTPEIRDLLTQFET, from the coding sequence GTCTGGGTTGTTCTGTCTTCCACCACCTTCATTGCCAAAGCAAGAGGAACCTCCTGCTGATGCTTGCACTAACTGGGTTCCTGAAGACAGACAGCCTGTGAAGGGTGAGACTGAGTCacagttttctagtgaaaaacCTCCCAAAGGAAACCATGATGAACAGGTTCCTCCTCTTTTGCCACCTCCATCACCAGGCAATGTTCCTCCTTACCCTCCCTATTTTGAGGGagctccttttcctcctcccttaTGGTTAAGACACACATATAACCAATGGGTTCCTCAGCCACCACCAAGGACTATAAAGAGGACAAAAAGACGGTTGTCACGAAATAGAGACCCAGGAAGGCTCATCATGAGTACTATTAGACTGAGGCCCAGGCAAGTGCTCtgtgaaaaatgtaaaaacaCTCTGAACCCAGAGGAAGCGAACAAAGCCAGGCAAAATGCTAAAACAAGGAGGAAGCTAAGTATTCAGGACAAGGAGCAAAAAAAGCACAGTGATTCTGATTATGTGGAGAAAAGGAATAaaagagaaaagagggaggaagaCAAATTTTCTGGGGAATTAGTGCATCGAACTCCAGTTATAAAAATATCCTACAGCACGCCACAAGGTAAAGGCGAAGTTGTGAAAATTCCCTCCCGGATTCATGGCTCGGTTAAACCGTTTTGTCCACAGCGGATATTGCAGAATGGAGGGGAGGACCAAGAGGAGAACAGAGACTCTGAACGATATCAGGAAACCAAATGTTTTATGGATAAGTCGGCAAGCAGCCAACTTGCTTCCATTCCAAAACTGAAATTAACTAGGCCTGTGCATTCCAGTGCAGATGTTCCACCTCCCAAAATCAGACTGAAACCTCATCGAATAAATGATGGTCAGAGTGTTTCCATTTATAAAGCAGAACTTATTGATGAGATAAATGACCTTCAGAGTAGCAGGGAGTCCAATCCTTCTGTATTTTACACTGATGAATCTGCAGATAGAAGTTTAGCAGAGATGTCTTCAGGGAGTTCAGGTGACGATGATGACTTCAAAAGATTTCCCCAAGGTAAAGATGGACATGATAACTTGGCTTTTCTTATGAATTATCGTAAAAGGAAGGCAGATTCTTCTAGTTTATCGGTGTGTAGCAATGACAGTCTAGATGAATCCAAATCCTCTAGTTCAGAAGTAACATCACCAGAAATGTGTGACTTTTTACCTGGTGATGATGCGTCTGTCTCTtcatcttcaaaagatgagcgTAAAATTGTGCCACCATTAACAGTTAGACTACATACACAGAGTGTCTCTAAATGTGTCACTGAAGATGGAAGAACTGTTTCAGTGGGGGATATTGTTTGGGGTAAAATTCATGGTTTCCCATGGTGGCCGGCACGTGTTCTTGACATAAACCTTAGCCAGAAGGAAAATGGAGAACCTTCCTGGCGAGAAGCTAAAGTATCATGGTTTGGTTCTCCAACAACCTCATTCTTATCTGTTTCAAAACTCTCTCCTTTCTCTGAATCTTTCAAACTGAGATTTAATCGTAAGAAGAAAGGGATGTATCGGAAAGCTATTACAGAAGCTGCAAAGGCAGTAGAGCATCTGACCCCAGAAATAAGAGATCTCTTAACACAGTTTGAAACATAA